One part of the Dyadobacter sp. 676 genome encodes these proteins:
- a CDS encoding GNAT family N-acetyltransferase encodes MQASLTIRRASAADRANIYKMICGLENTTLDRAGFDMAFNRNIANPDIGYFLAEIGGTPVGMVSCHIQPLLHHAALVSEIQEMYVEPEYRTRQVGKALMDRVIEFAKARGAIQMEVTSRATRERAHRFYEREGFEKSHVKLVRYFKNE; translated from the coding sequence ATGCAGGCATCCCTTACTATCCGGCGCGCATCCGCCGCCGACCGCGCGAACATTTACAAGATGATATGCGGCCTTGAAAACACGACGCTCGACCGCGCCGGTTTCGACATGGCTTTCAACCGGAATATCGCAAATCCGGATATTGGCTATTTCCTGGCCGAGATCGGCGGAACGCCGGTGGGGATGGTGAGTTGCCACATTCAGCCGTTGCTGCACCACGCGGCATTGGTGTCGGAAATTCAGGAAATGTACGTGGAGCCGGAATATCGCACCCGGCAAGTCGGGAAGGCGCTAATGGACCGTGTTATCGAATTTGCGAAAGCCAGGGGAGCTATTCAAATGGAAGTGACTTCGCGCGCGACGCGTGAGCGGGCACACCGCTTCTACGAGCGCGAGGGTTTCGAGAAATCGCACGTCAAACTTGTCAGGTATTTCAAAAACGAATAA